The Topomyia yanbarensis strain Yona2022 chromosome 3, ASM3024719v1, whole genome shotgun sequence nucleotide sequence CGAGCAATGAGAATATGGTAAGAGCTGAACTTTTTctgtttcacaaaaaaaaccgAAACAAACCACAATCTTCTCTCAGTATTGCTTCAGATTTTTTCTTTCCCAACATGGGCGGAGTGGAAGAACACATCTTCAACCTGTCGCAGTGTTTACTATCGCGGGGTCACAAGGTGGTGATAGTCACCCACTCGTATGGCGATCGGAAAGGAGTTCGCTACATGACCAACGGGCTGAAGGTTTACTACATTCCTATCAAAGTGTTCTACAACCAGGTCATTCTACCGACGATGATCTGTAACGTTCCCCTGCTGAGGTACATTCTTCTACGGGAGCGGATAGAAATCGTTCACGGGCATTCGGCGTTCAGTACGTTGGCGCATGAGGCTATGAATGTCGGGCAGCTTCTGGGATTGTGGGTAGGATTGTTTTTAAAGGGGTCCTTATAAAAATTGACCATGAATTTATTTGCAGTCGGTATTCACCGATCATAGTCTATTCGGGTTTGCAGATTTATCGGCTGTAGTTACCAACAAGTTCCTCGAGATCTCGCTAGCTAACTGTAATCATTGTATCTGTGTGTCTCATACTGGTAAACGTGCAGattatttcatttgtttctGTGATCATAGTGGATTGTTTTACAGGGAAAGAGAACACAGTTCTTCGGGCAAACGTTCATCGGGACAAGGTTTCAGTGATACCGAATGCAGTAGATACAGCTCACTTCACACCTAATCCATGCAATCGTCCCATGGACGCGGAACGCATCAATGTGGTTGTCGTATCTCGGCTAGTTTACAGGAAGGGAGTTGATTTGTTGGCGGGGGTTCTACCAAAGCTGAAATACCTTTCCAATGTACATTTTATCATTGGAGGAGATGGACCAAAGCGTGCTCTACTGGAGGAGATTCGGGAGCGAAACAATATGCAGGATCGAATGACGATGCTCGGCGGGTTGGAACATTCTCAGGTGCGCGAGGTTCTCACGCAAGGACATATATTTTTGAACACATCGCTGACGGAAGCGTATTGCATGGCTATCGTTGAGGCAGCTTCCTGCGGATTGCAAGTTGTTTCGACTCGGGTTGGCGGTATT carries:
- the LOC131693163 gene encoding phosphatidylinositol N-acetylglucosaminyltransferase subunit A; the encoded protein is MRICIASDFFFPNMGGVEEHIFNLSQCLLSRGHKVVIVTHSYGDRKGVRYMTNGLKVYYIPIKVFYNQVILPTMICNVPLLRYILLRERIEIVHGHSAFSTLAHEAMNVGQLLGLWSVFTDHSLFGFADLSAVVTNKFLEISLANCNHCICVSHTGKENTVLRANVHRDKVSVIPNAVDTAHFTPNPCNRPMDAERINVVVVSRLVYRKGVDLLAGVLPKLKYLSNVHFIIGGDGPKRALLEEIRERNNMQDRMTMLGGLEHSQVREVLTQGHIFLNTSLTEAYCMAIVEAASCGLQVVSTRVGGIPEVLPDSLIILTDPTVESVYRGLTFAIRREAIKRQMGFVYMNGDLDGPGRREDLRMGSILCPFERNNVVANLYNWANVTARTEKVYRKVLLESESTLGQMLINCLRSGVWPFLLVISLCHLMLRFLDWLVPRKHIDLCPLDNPFWEGAAASRTRQSSLNDVKVHVHPIPSSSGKAFFHRKRHKQPYSS